From Candidatus Bathyarchaeum sp.:
AGCTAGCACAGGCAAATTAAAAGCACCTTACATAACCGTGGGTGACTTGGCCAAAGAAATCGGCGATTGGAACCCCGAGGTAGATTAGAATGTCAAAAACAAAAAAAGTTATGGTTTTAAGTGGAAAACGAAAAACTGCAATAGCACGCGCAACAGTTAGACTTGGAAAAGGAAGAGTACGAATAAACAACGTACCCTTAGAAGTTTATGAACCTCAAATAGCACGAGACAAAATTCTTGAACCCTTACTGCTTACAGAAGACAAAGTCTGGAACCAACTTGACATAAACGTTACAGTAGCTGGTGGAGGCTACATGGGCCAAGCTGAAGCCGCTCGTATGGCAGTAGCCAACAGTTTACTAAAATGGACTAAAAGCACACGACTTCGAACCACTCTTATCGATTACGATCGAACCATGCTTGCAGGGGATCCTCGAAGAAGTGAACCCAAAAAGTTCGGAGGACCCGGCGCAAGGGCTAGGGATCAGAAAAGCTACCGGTAAATGCATTCTTGTAATGGATGCGTTTGTAGCTTTGGGTGCCAATGAGCAATTAAATTGGTGCCGAAATGTATAAGTATGAATTAAAAGTTCGAAACAACCTGAAGGTCACAATTATGTTTAGGAGGTCAAATTAAAATTATCATCCCAGTTCGTTGTTTTACTTGTGGTAAGCTAGTTGCCGATGTATGGGAAGACTTCAATAAACGGGTTCAAGCCGGAGAAGACCCAAAAAAGGTTCTTGACAGTTTAGGCGTAACAAGATATTGCTGTCGTCGAATGGTTCTTGGACATATTGAAATTTCTGACAGTATTCTCCGCTTTTATAGCGAAAAAGCAAACTTTAATGCTCAACCATATTAGCGGTGAAAACATGT
This genomic window contains:
- a CDS encoding DNA-directed RNA polymerase subunit N → MIIPVRCFTCGKLVADVWEDFNKRVQAGEDPKKVLDSLGVTRYCCRRMVLGHIEISDSILRFYSEKANFNAQPY
- a CDS encoding 30S ribosomal protein S9, which translates into the protein MSKTKKVMVLSGKRKTAIARATVRLGKGRVRINNVPLEVYEPQIARDKILEPLLLTEDKVWNQLDINVTVAGGGYMGQAEAARMAVANSLLKWTKSTRLRTTLIDYDRTMLAGDPRRSEPKKFGGPGARARDQKSYR